A window of Ranitomeya variabilis isolate aRanVar5 chromosome 2, aRanVar5.hap1, whole genome shotgun sequence contains these coding sequences:
- the C2H3orf80 gene encoding putative membrane protein C3orf80 homolog, translating to MMVQSGCSPEGSRLLLITALLLLLGAELLQAGWSCGDLLCGDREGCCVFGNVSHTEIKCCQLPFHTFLDNVGWFVRKLSGLLILLVLFAIGYFLQRMICPSPRRYTRPQPRSAGGPGLLHDTSSQDSLIDSVRHLSEHELRIISSPVLLQLPSYEEVKYLPTYEESMRPGQVILPVSQIPAQADDGGPGALPPYTH from the coding sequence ATGATGGTGCAGAGCGGCTGCTCCCCGGAGGGCTCCCGGCTGCTGCTGATCacggcgctgctgctgctgctgggggCTGAGCTGCTGCAGGCGGGCTGGAGCTGCGGGGATCTGCTGTGCGGGGACAGGGAAGGCTGCTGCGTCTTCGGGAACGTCAGTCACACGGAGATCAAGTGCTGCCAGCTGCCCTTCCACACTTTCCTGGACAATGTGGGCTGGTTCGTCAGGAAGCTGTCCGGGCTGCTCATCCTGCTGGTGCTGTTCGCCATCGGCTACTTCCTGCAGCGCATGATCTGCCCCAGCCCCCGCAGGTACACCCGGCCCCAGCCGCGGAGCGCAGGGGGCCCCGGGCTGCTCCACGACACCAGCTCCCAGGACTCCCTGATAGACAGTGTGCGGCACCTGTCCGAGCACGAACTGCGCATCATCTCGTCCCCCGTGCTCCTGCAGCTGCCCAGCTACGAGGAGGTCAAGTATCTGCCCACCTACGAGGAGTCCATGAGGCCGGGGCAGGTCATCCTGCCGGTGTCCCAGATCCCAGCGCAGGCGGACGATGGCGGGCCGGGGGCATTGCCCCCCTACACACATTGA